The following DNA comes from Quercus robur chromosome 1, dhQueRobu3.1, whole genome shotgun sequence.
AAATTCAAAGGCAATGTCATTGTAAATCACGAGACCTTCACGTGCAACTCTGACCTCCTTGTTCAGTACAATCAGtccattttttattctaaaaacaGTACCATAAACCTGGCATGATGAGACACTCAAAACTAAACCTAGAGAGGATCACCTTGATTAAACCGCATTTCTTGGATTAATTTTATCATCATTGTCTCTAACCTAGCTAGTGGAGTTCCCCAAGCTTTGGGGTGTCTCACACTCAATATATTATTATACACTAATATTGTAAGCATTTCCatcaaaaatgtttttataaaTGTTGTAGCAAAGTATGCTACCATCATATATAGCTATGCATTGTAGCAATGTAGGTAAAAAGTTTACTTATACCACCATCATTGTAACACCCTTTTTGTAtatggtggtgctaaaaagctaaTTAGTACTTTTGTAATTCAACTATAACGTGTATGATTTGCCAAAAATTTTGTAGTTCAACTAATTAGTACTTTTTAGCATGTCATTGGatatacttttaaatttgtaatacgTGTTTAGAACCATAGaataaatatatttcaattATAGAGTATCTTCCACCTAAGTGTGTTGTTTTATCATGTAATCAACTTAATCATAAAGTAAACACCCAAATCCTAATGGAATACTAAACCATCATCATCTAATAAGGTGCTGATTCAAAAGATCAATATAATGAGAAAGCAGTTTTTTCTATCCAAATCTAGAATACAACTAAGATCATATGTATGTGTAAGTAAACAAACACTACATATAGCATCTTAATTATATCCTGtctactctttaaaaaaaaaaacaacaacaacaactgtTGGAGCACCTAATTCGATTTGACAGCTTTAAAATTGATCGAAGAGAGAGTATAGAAAACGGGAAAATTGTTTATTAGAATGAGGATTAATGGAAGAAGTTGTCCTGAGTGAAACGGGTGGAACACGAGACGAATCAAGTGGGTGTTTGCTTTGCTTTTGGTTTACTATAATTTATCTAAccttatataatttaatcaatCACTTAGTCGAGTTTTGAGCTTTTTATATTATACTTTGTGAAGCTCGGAATTTTAATATggttattattacttttttagtCATATTGTAGTAAAAgtatttatattgttatttaaGGAATCTTGGTCATAGCCTTGAAATTTTACTTGCTTggcttttaattatttttactcAAAATTTGGAACAGGAGTTGAAGATCTTACTTTCTTGGAGCATCTACAACAAGCTctttaaaagaatttttctccaaattttagatagtaaaattataaaaattttagatagtaaaattataaaaattcatcTCCACTTCGGGGTAAAATATTGTTTGacagcttttatatatatatatatatatatatatatatatatatatatattttttttttaatttatagagagtttcaacctatggcatccactcttaatgatagctctttatcattaaaccaaaacaccaatcggttttttgtgtaggcagggattgaacctcaaatctcttattcaaccatcaaagactttaccagcTGAACTAACTGAAatccacacacacatacacacatatatatatatatatatatatatatatatattgttatttgttgttgttgatgcccatttttgtaaaaattatatccAAAAGCCCATGAGGAagaaagcccaatgaaaaaACAAGGCCCAAAGGCCCACCAAGAAGACCGAAGAGCAAGAAAGGTCCAAAGAAATAAGTGCAAGTGAAAGTAATCTACAGCAAAACACAAATCTGCTGCAGAATACAAATCTGCCGCAGAATATAGATCTGCCGCATAATACAGTTCCTTGGCAGAATGGCTTCGACAGACAAAGATAAATTGGGCCCAAGACCCTTTTGATCCAGTCAACATTATCTGGCCCACAAAGGCCCAAATTCTTTTGTATAAAAGAATAGGCGTGAAAACTGATATGAAGAAGCacgatgaaaagaaacaaagaacgGCAGGAAGTGTCAGCAGCAGGAATCacgtgaaggaaagaaaagccaaaccaaaggaaaatgacaaacGTAGCAGGAAACGTgtgaagaaataagacaaaacACGCAGCAGACCAAAACAAAGTTAATCTGCTACGGCAGAAACAGCGTGGGAGACAAATACAGAAGATAGTGGAGCAAGCACAGAAGGGTCGGggcaccaccaacctgtacccatCCAATACAAGGGAGGTGGGCCCACGGTCAAGGGGATtcagagggtgtggtttggtggtggggggaaaatggggtctatatttggtttcctGCCGTAACTTCTTTTGGGAAAGATATCTTGCTGGGATGGTAtcttacccaaaagaagtaataaatggTTGGGACCAtctgatgcatgccatagagctAGGTAGTGAGGTAGAGGTATACAGCAAGAACAAACAAAAGGGAATTTTGTCGTGAGATGGGTAGTGGTGCAGCAGACATGAACTAAACAATGGCAGTGGTCTGGGTAACCAATGGGTGAGTGGGTAATCTTGAAAGAATGCTcataacaaaccaaaaacagttGGTGAAACCCTaggggtaaaagggagaaatctCATTGAATCAATTGGCTATAAAAGGAAGGTAACTAGGCagaaaaaagggaaggaaatggaggaggaaaaacagaggaagaaaaggaaaaacaggggaagagagaaaaacactgaAAGAGAGAGACCTAATGGAGGAAAGCATTTAAGGGAGGAAAACCCATGGTAAGAGAGTAGTAAGCACCCAAAGAGAGGTTCCCAGGAAAAGGAAATACCAAAAAGGGGGAACAACCCATGGCAGGAGAGTAATAAGAAACTAAGAGTAAAGAAAGAAtgtagagaaagaaagaaagtggtaaaacaaagagagaaaatacggCAAGAAtaggggcatgcatcaatagaccatctTTTCCCCCCCTCTTAACAAACCCACTCTTTGATGTCCCCAAAAGTAATAGCTAGTAGCCATTTAGGCTtattctccaaaatgcacaactttgatggcAAAAGCCTATGACAAAGTTGTTCAAGTTGAGGTTTGAATTCTTTCTTGGTTTACTTATCTAATGGGAagattcaatacttgattttgattgcaaatatatttgatttctctcattataaattatatctgcTGTATTTAGTTATCCTGCCGTAGCACGTTTTTTATCACGTCTGTTGCATCAGTTGTCCTGCTGTGGTATCTTTACTTTTTGTACTAGTTATTCTACTGTAACACCTTTTCATTATATGTACCGTGTTAGCTATTATAGTAGCTAAACCTTTTCTGCataagctttcttctttatttgttattacgtgTTTCACTGTTGACACAAACTAATCATTATCCtgccataagtatatatatacatatatcttgtttctcatgttctgcaaaatatattttatatatgtatatgtgaatacgtataagtatatatactcatatatgtatgtatatatttgagaatatgctaacccatttaaactaacatttgtttgatgggtattttctttgggctttagatttgtttatgtgcagAAAGTAGAAAAGTAAATCTGCAATAAAAATGAAGAGTAGTTATTCacattgcaaaaggttttactaCACGGCAAAAGGCATTAAAGCACAGCAGATAGCTTTATTGCACAGCAAAAGGCTTTACGGCAGAAAGCTTTAATGCACAACAGGCAACTTCAATGCACAACAGAAAGCTTTATTACACAGCAGGAAGCTTTATTGCACAGCGGAAGCTTTATTGCATAGCAGAAAGTTTTGCTACATAGCAAAAAAGTCAATCTTGCGGCAGAAATTGGAGAAAAGTTCCTTTTGCAGCAGAAACTGGCGAAAAGTTCCTTCTGCGACAGGAACAGAGGATAAGCACCACGTTCTGCCCGTCGTAAGCGTGCTCTTGGCAgacgaggcatagtttgtgcacaagccgaACCAAATTGAGTTGTAGTTAGACCGatcccaactcccttactcagaatacTCGGGCCCaataccgcaggaggcagcccagcccactttaaccacaaaaaggcccaccacagttgttatgtattgttttttttgtatcaaattctatttgaaaaatataaaggtAAGAGGCTTATACTAatattaatacaaattttattgtgactATTGTGTATGCCAATGGGCATATTAATAGTAGAACCATAAACCTTAACCGTTTTCtcaattttcacattttcggTGTACAAACTAATTCATCATTACTGGTGTGGGAGGGCTGAGGACAGGGTTACCCAGTCTGAAGATAAACCTACCAACCTAAGCAAATAAACGCAATCAAACCCTGAGAATTACACTTACCCGAGGAGGACTAAAAGACCAAATGGCAGCTGGCACCTCAAAAAGCCAAGGATAAAGGAGTAGATGACAAATGAAGAGTACAAGAAATGTAGGGGTGGAGGAAGGAAGTTTCCTAAAAGAGACACCTCCCACCTCCGCATTCAATGCTTAGCACCAACTTAGTTAGCTGCATTATTAAGGAAATGACACCTGAACAATAACTTCACAACTCACGACCCTTTCTACCACCTCTAGAAGGGTCCTGATGTTCCCCTAAGACGTACAAATGGAGAGCTAAGATGCAATGGAATGAGCTATATAAGAAAAGGAACCCCCTAGAAAGAGGGCACAaacatttttcaagaaaaaggcATAAGTGCGAGAGCAAAGGATCACCCTGTAGAAAGCATATCACTCTTGTTTATTAATGAGAGATCTATCCTTAGACTCGCCCGAGGAAGAGTTTATGCTAAATTGTCGTTCTTTTCATGCATATTAGCTACTTTGGTTCTATCAATCTTTGGCttgtaattttctttgcatTGCAATTGATTCGGAAGCCCActctctcaaaaattcattgtattgagctTGGTTAGAAGGACTGGGAAccactattctaagtgggcttgggcttttctttttgagtccttacaacttgttaagttttaaatattttatcatatcatatactatataataaaatttggattctaaaaaatgtagttATACCAAATGACTCAGGGTATATGTGCCGTTGTATTAAAACCAAAATTTCCCTCCTTtttatgtgtttgtgtgtttttcaaacaaaaataataattcgaGATATATGTTACACATTATGTAATTGGCTATTGCCTTATGGctcattaattattaagatattttattttagttgaaACTTTATTACTTAAATACCAAGTAACTTATTagttcatctaaaaaaaattattaattgaaatatgattcatctttttttcttttttacttttagaaGCAAAATTTTCATCGAGTGGCATGGTCAGAGGAAAAACTTAAGACAATTAATTTACTCTATATAAGACTTCATTACTTAAGTTTCATGAAAATTTAAATgctattataacaaaaattctattaccaaaagtttctataaatttaaaataaaattcattatttattttaattatctatcatagtttttgttttaCACTAAAGGTTATACCATACATATGTGCTACAAGTGATAAATTAATGTACTTTTGCCATGTGGCTCATTAGTTATTAAAGTAGTTAAATTATATAAGGTGAAACTCAATTAAAAGTATGGCTCGTATTAGTGATATAATTTCGATTATATTagtaaaaacaatttctttaattcacatattatttttaattaaactttTCATGAAATGAACATGTTACTAATTGATGGATACTACTACTACAAGGATGATAATTTTTCACTACTCTGCCCACGCAGATTTTCCTACACCTCAAAGGTGGTAGAGTGGGGAAGGGGGGAGAATTTTGCCTAGCACCCGGAACAAGGAAAGATGGATTTGGGAGGAAAGAAATGCATTAAATAAGGAAATTATTTAGGCTAATCTGTTATATCAAATTAActataggaaattttttaagtataggtagtgtagaattttttttttttttttttttttcatcttttgtaGACGTACATGTAGAATTCTTTCTAGTTGATTAATATTGTTATCTTACCCTTATGGCCAAAATTGGCATTTGCCACTTTTGTCCAAAACAAGTAACAAAATGCCATATTCTAAAACTATCTAGCAAAAtgttcatgttttgaaactcgatttaatgaaaattgagTTACTTGCAAAATgttacatggaactcgagttccatgtaaattttttttttaaagttttttgtctataactcgattttctaaaaatcgagtttaaaacagGGACATATGactaaatagtttcagaacaTGAGtattttgctacttgttttggGCGAAAGGGACAAATGCCTATTTTGACCCTTATCTTTTTCATAAACATACAAATAAAGCCAAAACATCTTTATTGTTAGTAAGAGGTCAGTCTCACCATAATTATATGTCCCATGTCATCACCTAGCTAGAATATGCTATAACATCTACAGAATGGTATTCGGATAAAtgttaaattaaacaaatttaaacACTAAAGCAACATTTTGTTATTGAAAACACGTCCCCATATTAATGGTTTCCTATTTATAGTTAAAAGCCTAACTCGATGACCTCATATCAGTTTTTAAACTTGCTGGAGATGGTTAATATGCATTCTTATGTTGGATCCAACTGACACCCTATTGCAATTTTAGGTGgatccaacaaaaaatttaatgagaATCAACAAGGAAAAGCACCGATAAAGAGAAggctttttctttatatatctATAGTGTTCTTGttagaaacaccaaaaaattaCCGATATTTTAACATCTTACTCGCATAATATTTGAGATAAcaacccatgaatagtgtgaAAAGCTCTCCATATTGTAAAAGACTTTTCTAGATCAAGAATAATCATCTCATACATAAAAATCCAAAGgtaggttaaatttttttaatactaaatgaaaaaaaaaaaagttttaagtgTGATTACTGCTCTTAATTAGCTCACTTAACTCTACTCATAAATGGTGTGAGATCACTTAAGTAATAATAGAATTTGACACTAGTCAAACTCACAATTTCGAACTTGCAAGGCAATGAGTTGTGAAGACTTTTTACCACTTTTTACCACTAAGACACCTCTATGTGCAGTAAAACAAGATAGTGCATAGTCTATAAACATTCGGTACCTAATGGCCGACCTAGTATGTTGGTGGGTAATAGCTAAACCAAGTTAGGGTAGAgagcttatcaaaaaaacaaaagggttaGGGTATAGAGCAATGAgtgagaggagaggagaggagaggagaggaattggcttttgtatttgttttatcaatttttccTTGGTGTTGGGGTAATGGATTCCTCCCCGGCCAAGTGGGGGGTGGTGGGGCCTATTTGGGGCATTGTCTGGTGGTTTTGGGGGCACTGCACGCCCTTTCATGCCCCATCGTTGGCTCTTTACTAGACCAACGTGAGCCAGGACCACACCCCCTTACCCTTAGACCCTATATAATAAGAACCCATTCCTCCTCATCAGACCAACACAACACAGCGCAACAACATAGTTTAAGCTCTCACTGATCaaacaaaaacaccaaaataaaAGCCTTCTTTATTAGAGATCAATGAAGAGGGGTAGTGCTAGTGCCACCAAGAGATCATCATCAAGGCTATCAACAAGAGGACTTGGAGGGGTCCTTAGAGAGCAGAGGGCTAAGCTTTACATCATTAGAAGATGTGTGGTCATGCTCCTTTGTTGGCATGATTGAATATGAACGCTAGTTTGCAGGGCTACGAGGATGAGATCATGATGaagaactttctttttctttttttttttcttttttttttttttaatatatatggtGGAGTGTAAATAGTAGCGGCTGATATTATCACCAAATTTTTTGTATCAGTTTGGCCTCAAAAGTGATCTAGATGTACATCGGATAGCATTATCTTAGTTATTTAATAGTCTCTTTGATGttgttctctattcttcttAGTTTTATCTCTTTTCCTCAGTCAAGTTTATAGCTTTagtccttctcaaaaaaaaaaacaaaaaaaaacaaaaacaaaaaacaaaaaaaaaagtttatagcTTTTGTAGTTTACTAGTTTACATTCATCTTTTCCAAGATCAACATGAGCATTGAGCATGGCCTTAAATTTTAGAGTTGATTGCCACTTAAATGCTGCCAACCTGTATGTATGTAACATTTGAAGATTGAACCATCATATATAAGATCTCTAAAGCCTACTTCAAACTCAAAGCAACTAAATTCTCCTTGGCTATCTACTTTTAACTTTATTCCACACTTCACTTTCACAATACTCATTTGactcttttaattaaaaaagttttcGGATCATAAAAAAAGGAGGTCCAATTAGAACTGTCAGAGTCACAGGATTAAGAGAGGCTTCCCAGTAAGGTTTGTACACTTATTTGGAAGGAAGAATAGTAGAATAAATTCCCAATTGaaagttgtttatttttattttctatctatAGGTCTGCTTTGTCGTGAACTGGCTCTACCTGAGCTGTTGAGTCTAGTGTCATGAATTGCTCAAGTATATATGTACTTTACTATTGCAAATTACTTAAGCTAGGAATTTTGATTGTATAGAGATATGTTGGACCTCTAGGATTACAGAGCTACGAAATCTGCTACCAGATTGCCTCCTCAAAAATCCTTTACAAATGCCAAAAGATTTCtgaattttctctccaaaaataaataaataaataaataaaaaaccttaaaaagtgtttttcaagaccctggaaaaaaaataaaaattgaaagtttagAGAGAGATATCTTTTTAAAAGGGTCATCACACAATCCATAATTTGGACAATCATGTAGATGTAGGCCCATTAATCATTTGAAGTAAGGATTAGATGTGATAATTGTGCAATTCAAACTGCTCCATCTATCATTACTACtatttgtttgcttttttttaggtttttggagGATACTATTTCCCAAAAtcttagaccaaaaaaaaaaaaaaaagcatcataATTAGTGCAATTTGACGGTGTCTTCTAAGTACACTTAAAGACAAAATTCTATCtaaaaacattatatatatatatatatatatatatatatatatatatatatgtgtgtgtgtgtgtgcgcgcgcgcgtGCGTGCATGATGTAAAATGTGTGCAATGCCGTTTGTTTGAAGACAAGGAGATCAAAGATAAACTTACGATGGTGACTGCTCAACGGTCTATGTTCTTTTTTGTACAAGGTCTGTGTTTCTCACAACTTcctaatgataattttttagatttataattaagattaaaaagatgaggga
Coding sequences within:
- the LOC126714266 gene encoding small polypeptide DEVIL 4-like, which produces MKRGSASATKRSSSRLSTRGLGGVLREQRAKLYIIRRCVVMLLCWHD